The sequence ttgatactcgccattagtgctagactgcatcgataggttcactgccttagattgtagctacacaaatagcctatcatcaatagaagaaaatgaCTAGGAGAAGGCAAGGAAAACTTACTAGTGATAGGTGCAGACAACCTTAACCAAAAATGGAgatgaaagcaagaaggaaACAAAAATATGCAAATGctaagagaaagaagaaaatataattatagaaGATAAAGTGCAAGAATGGtgaaaatagttaaaaagGAGAGAGGTTTCAACTTATAGGCTAACAATAATGACAATAATGTCCTTTGAATTGTCAAAGGAATATTCTAGAATCGAGGGATGACATGGTCATTTAATAAAGcacaaatagaaaacaacactcATTATGGTAGGCATGTCATACGAAATGATAGATGGCATGTTAGGCGTCTCACCTACCAAGCatttgaaattcaaaatattCACCCGAGCACATCTCTAGCTCATGACCCAATCAAGCTTCAAAAAGTGCCCCTCTATGATGCTGCCACCTTGGGAGGTGCTAAGCTTGTCACAAGGATAAAGTAACCAACCACGAACAAGTAGAACATACTGAGCATAAACACTCTCAAGCAAGAGGGGGACTAATGATAGCCGAGCATCACATGCCGAGTTGCCATAGCTAAGAATAGTGGGGTTGACTAACTCCAAACCTAAGTACAATTAGAAGTATTGAAGACCAAGTCATATTCAAATTCTAGTTGAATAATTTGATCCAACCTAAGACTCCGTTGTATAACTAAGAAAACTTTGCATTCATGAGAGCCTACTCTTTTTAGGACTAGGAGACTTTCAGTGTCTATATAAAAGACTGTGACACAATATGTCAAGTACATTCATTCTTCTACAATGACTACATACTTTACAACCTTAAGCCATTACTGAATTAGCCATCAAAATGAGTGGCTAGATAAGCCCATTTGGTATTTCTAACTGTTGAACCTTGAGGGTTTTTAATCCTATTTTAatgatcataaaaaattaagattatcTAACTTTTCACTAAGTGTTTATGTGCAAGGATAgtagaatcaaaattattgatttttctacATCAAGATAACTTCATGTCCATGAAGTAATCTTTCTAGCCATGAATCTCACTTTCCCACCCATGAAAAAATCTTTCAGCCATAAGAACTTTAAAGCTTAAGACAAGAAGGTCAGAAGCATTCATGGACAGCCTTCCTAGCCATGAACAAAGATTCATACCCGTGAAGAACTTTTTCCTCATAAGTCCAATGGCACTGAGATCCAATGAGAATTTGTGCATAGCTTCTGGTCTGTGACATCAAAAAAGAAGGTTGTAATAACGAAACAGACATGTGATAACATAGCAAATCCAAGGGCAAACCCTTCCTATTGCGCAAGCCTATCCAATAGCAGCCAGGTATCAATCAGCTTTCAAGCCAtcgtattttatattttattctttcttgccaactttcttatattttctttttgccatTTTTTTTTGCAAGGGAATTCATGATGTTTGTTTTAGATTAAGCGACAGAGCAAAAAGGACAATGATTGGATTATGCAAACAAAACTTTCATGGAattctttgaattttgatgCAAAAGGTTTTCACAAAGTTCCCAATCATGAACAAAAGTTTCCAGCTGTGAAAGAAGACATTCCCAGCTATAAAAGATGTATTCCCAACCATGAACTTTTCTTCACATCCATGTCGAGTTCTggattttcaaatatatttttcgcGCTGATACTTCACGGCCGTGAAGGAATGTTCCTACCCATGAAGCTGCATTTAAGAAGGTTGTCGAAACGactatttttgtatttaataaGGGTATAACGTCTCTGTTTCACCTAAAACTTTTTAAACTTCATTTCCAATGGTCCTAGGTTAAGCAAGAGTATTTATTTGAGCCTCATATTTGTTATATGTCTCAACAACCTCTATTTCTTTATGAAATTCATCTTGTATTGAAGATACAAGAGAGAGCTTGAATCTTTGGATAGTTGAGTGATTGATTCTTATATCAAAGCTCAAACGGGTTAGGTTGAGCACTTAGGTAAAGGATTAATTGCTCTTGTAATTAAGATtgtaattcttaaattagcttAAAGTGTTAACCATAGAAAACACTTGGGTTAAAGTGTTAGCCATAGAAAATACTTGGGTTTGAGTATTAGCTATGGAAGCACTTGTAAGAAGTTTGAATGTGAGCTTGGAAACACTTAGGTTTGATCTTGCACCGGTAAAAGCATCATTGATAGTGAAATTCTCAAGTGAAGTTTGAGGAGTTGACGTAGACAAAGCATTAGCCCAACCACTATAACTTtttgagtttgattttctctgcCTTAagcttttatatttacttGTGTTTATCTTATTTCTTACATTCTCATATTGGATTGATTAATTGCTTTGGTTAATTGTTTCCGctaatattagttttaatactcaaatttttttaaagtaaagatttttagttgaaattgatttttgtaaACAACCAATTCACCCCcttttaattgttataaaGTATTTCACTAACTTTTGTTGCAAGTACTCCAGAGCTCGAGTCAGACCTCAAGACCATCATTGATAGCTAAGCTTTTTTACTAAgctattaattatgtaaactttaattttttatttaaatattgaattgATTTCAATTGTATTAGGTAATGtactttatcttttaaatttacatatcTCAAAAAAAAGTTAAGATTTCAAGTTAGAAGTAAAAATCGATGAGGaatttggatttctttttctttctctacaCTTTTCCTCCCTCTAACGATATGATGTAACTTAGAAAGTTAATATGTGCCAATACAAAAGACTAAATAAGAATCTTCCTTTGTTCATCTTCGCAGAATATTGTTAAAATCTAAAcgaattatttaataattaataaattttgatcataatttttattattgttaattattgaaagagatattttaagaaaattagaatataagcaattaaaataattttatttttattaatgtaaaaaattaaaagtcatTTTACAGTACATAcatattctttttgcaatcatttattaaattagaaattaaatatttaattagaatataatttattttattataataatttgttaatattagacctatataatataatatgttgTGAATATATTGATCAATAactatttcaaattttttatcatataaacttaataagttaatacttttagtatctacaaatttcttaattcattaagtatattaattataattagaaaattgattttatataagataattaaCTGTGGATGACGGTTTCGAGTGCGCATTCAAGtatctttagcgactacggcaCTGCAAAACTCTTCAACCTAATAGGAATATTGCTAAATAATCACAGAGATTAGTGCAGAGATGGAAGTCACCACTCGGATAATTCTTCGAACACTTTTTCTAATTGAGTGATAtttctcgattccataaggaagcttcgccacatccagagatggatctagaaactaacttttttatttgtgtatctttatctttaattttattgtttaacgagTTATTCTTTATAAATGCGACagttatatttctataaatatccATTACAACATGTGAAATCctcctaagtctagcccattttatttaaaCCCAACCCTTGTTTGATTTGTTAGCCTAAATAATTGTTCAATTATGTACAAAGGTCCATCTAGTCTAATCTAATTTGCCAACCTTTaaacctaaatggactactttttatgcTAAAGCCTAATAGATGATTCTTATTTTAGTGTGacctatttaattaattgaaacaCGACAAAACCCACTAAGTCTATacaaattttagtttaagCCTAGTTTAACATtctttaacctaatggactactttttcATGGTAAGGTCCAAATTTTAAGCCTGAAGTCTGTATGTCcagttttaattaaacattCACACAGTAGATATTTGGCatccataaaaaatataaaaattaaaatgcaaaaaattaaatttagctattacaaccctcctacaactaagaaattgaaagaaaaacacataaaagaaGTTGTAGTGCACaaaatagacaaatatacataaaagtataaaaaatagGGTATGAAATagtgtagagccaattggtCTAGGtcatagagccgatcggccTTAAAGCTTATTCAGGGTCGGTTCTGCAACTTTTCCTCGTTCTTCATGCCTAGAAGCTaatttcacatgcacaaaagataaatccaattaaaaactcaaaaaaaaatgaaatgaaaggCATAAAacgaattaaaataaactaaaacatataagaaataatacaAACATAAGAAGAACAAACTGacagaaaataagaaaacctCACATGGAAGATTTTAGATTCAAATATGCAACCCTAGAAATCTGATACAATCATgtgattaatttctttttaaaaaaaaactacaaaTCTAACACGTTACCCTAATTATACCAATCATCAAATTTAAAACCTAATAGAAAGTatgttatcagattcaaaatctaaCATATTCAGGTTATCATATtcaatatcaatataataaaaacatgtTGATTCATAAAGAAATCTAAGTCTAACAATGTAAATCATATAAACATTCAAAAGAAAtcatgtttttaaaattataaaaataaaagaatgagtAATGACGAAAGAGATGCTGATGATGTTGGATTTGGAGAACCCTTAGGTTATCATCGTAGATTGTTGATCTGCGAGTCTCTAGAGATGAAGAGATGGTTGAATCAAAGATTGGATGAGAAGCCGGTATTGTTTGGGGTTGAGAAGATCCTCTGTCATTCGAAAAAAAACTTTCCTAATCTtaagttctttcttagtgacttgcTCTCTAGTTACCAAAAGGACGCTCTAACTTAAATGAaagttagtttttaatattttcagtAACAGTAGCCTATAATCAATATAGCTCTAGCTAACTGTAGACGTAGGACATAGTTTTCTATTTGTAGAGGTAGGTTTTAGGAAACCTTAAAAGAGCAAATAGACTTCAATCtatttttgaagttttaaagtatcaattttcttcttaattagataattttttatcaatatcctataaataaattaattaaatttttaaaattcaaataaatatcaagaaaatctaataattatcattagatattttttacaatattctttttgtcaatttttggcgtttttaagttaaaatacGCGTAAAACAGTGTCGAATTTAGGAAATAAACCAATCGGaactgtgtagagccgattcaACTGTATGCAGAGCCGGCCAACTATGATAAAGCTGATTCGGCTGTACGTAAATCCGATTGGCtttaataagtaaaaagctcaacaaatttttatattttagtcccCAAACTTATGAAAACTAATGTTTCacccctcaaacttaattttttctggAAATTGGGTCTACAAATTGCCTGTCCTCAATCTTCAAAGACTTGAGAAAGACAGTGACTTTCATCATCGGGTTTTCCATAATTCTCTTAATATCTAGATCCTAAAAAATGGGTGCTGACATTAAGGAAGGGGATACCTTTTTCGGACAATTAAAGTTTTCCACCTGTATTTtgctatattatattaattactccttcatatttttatatcttttcatctctatattttataattttatactaaaaagtcattttctcagaatttttattaaacaatgGTTAACtagatttagttttatattattgtcccttaatttttggtatattatataaattgtccactatattttatttattacactagaattttattacattttaatagtcaatacaattaaaaaataaattaaaaaaatataatttaattcttaagcttcttatcAAAGTGACAATTTTAGTggacaaaattaataataaaaaatttattttgttttaataatttaaaattaaattatatgaattttaatattttacttaataTAAGCATTCTCAAGTTTtactagaattaaattatgctaaaaacTATAGCaagtaaaagattaaattgaaatttttttatgaatttagttttttaactATCTTTACTCTAAATGAAAGAGGtatagttagttttattaaaaaatgagattttttagtataataaataaactataagggGCAATTTGTGGATTACACAATAAATCATGaggcaaatagtataaaaccaaacctaattaataattgtctaataaaaattctaaaggAAGGACATCTTATAGAGGTAAAAATGGATCGATCGAATCAGGTTCAGATAAGATCGTTTCAGATTTTTACGATCATTTTAGGTTCACCtattttgagtttaaatttTCTCGAGTTTGCGTTATTTGAAGTTCAAATGCAAGGCTATTCAATAGCTTCATACAATTACCATAACATGATATCTCTAAACAAATATGCAAGTAACACAAATTTAAAGAGGATTAATACATTGTTGTTACAAACTGTTATTATGGGAGTTCAGAGAGCATCAGCACTATCATCTCCGAGCTGCAAAAGAGCATCCATCTCTTCCTTGAACTTGGGCATGACAGCTCTTGGCAGAGAAACAAGCACTCTAACCCCACCTTTCATTGATGGATCTAAATTACAAGGAGGCATGAAAATACACAGATCCACATAGCCAAACATGTTCCAGGGCACTGGGATTATGTTCACCGGAGACTTCCATCCAAAATCTACTTCCTCCAATAAGCCCAGTTGTCTCCAATCTGTCAAAATCATGGCTGCGCCATTACCACTTTCAATCTTGATATTTAGCTCTAGCAGTTTCTCTATAATCTCTATGTGCTTCAAAATATATTCTGTATTAGCACAGAGTTTCTTGTGCCCTTTAATGAGTTTGACAACATCAGAAAGTGGTCCTTCATTGAGTTTCCTACCCACTAAGACCACATTTGAAGGCACAAAAGCATTCCCATAGTACCCACTAGGCAAAGGTGGATTGAAGTGTTGCCTTATTCCCATGGTTAGAGAGAAGAGAGTTTTCTCATCTGGGTCCATCTTGAAAGCTCTAAACCTTGACCTCCAAATATAGGCACCAAGCACTTCAATGGTGGTGAAGCTTTCTTTCAGTGCTTCTTTTCCACACTCCTTCATTAGGTTAGCTTTCAGTTTTCTTATTGTCTCGCTATTCAGGTAAAAACATTCATGCAAAATGTCAGCAGTTGGCAAATATGGTGATTTTGCTAAACCAGCAGGAATGTCTAAAGGGACTTGGAATGGTTCAAGTGTTCTTTTCCCTACCACCAGTCTTTCCCTATCCCACACAGGTTTAACTGTAGGCTCACTCTTTCCACTAGCAAGCTCAGCCAAGGCTCTAAAAAATTGTGCTGCACCAAACCCATCAGCTACTGAGTGTGTCAAGCCCATTCCAATTGTGAAACCCCCACATGAGAATTTGGTCACTTGAAACATTAGTGGGTGGTAACCTGAGTCACTTTTTGATGGAAAATCAAAGACAAATTGTTTAGCAATTTGAACATCAATACCATCCAAGTAATTAAGAGTAGAAAGTTGGCAATCGCAAGTTGCTTCCAGGAATGGCACACCATCTCCATTGCAAGTGATAGAAAGTCTTCCATCACTAGCATGTCTCTTTAGCTTTCCAGCTAGAGGATAGTAATGCAACAAAACCTTGGAAATTGCATCTTTAATCAGAATGGCAGGATCTGCAGGTTTTACTTGACAGTTAAACTTTGACCCTAAATCATTATGACCATTTCCATTACAGGAAATGGGATTTGCTTTGTATACATATATGCTTTGGCATATAATTTCAAGGTTGGGATCATTGTCAATAGCAGAGAAGGAAAGAACTTCTTGAGGGGTAGGTTTTTCAGGTTTGACAAGCACAACATCCTTTCTTTCAAGCAAAAAGGGAATGTTATTTTGGTGGGTTGCCATAAGACCAAGAgagtaatagaaaaatatgagtCTAGTTTAATTATAAGGGGTGACTATAACATTTCAatgatttttcatatatatagactAAAGTTCAGGCCTTATCAGTACATCCACTATCACTAAGTTATCATTATATTCAAGGGCCCATTTAATGAGGTGTGAAGGGATGCTATTCATAGATGTTGAATTGGAGTTGTTGGATGGAAAATCATGATGCTGAAGGCTTGGGCAAATGCTTATCTTTTTGGATAATATGGTTACGTTGGAAGCGATTAACCCACCAGTTCAAGTTATTTAATTCCCAATATTCTTTGTTGGGCATTTCCTTCTACCCAGTTAgcagattttattattatgcttttaaagaaaaactcaatCTTCTGATGCCATTTCAGTGACCAACTacagaaatatatttataaattttcgttcatactataatcaaagcatttagataataaattaactactAATTATTATGAGtgtaaagatttaaattttaccaattttaaaaaaataaaatagaacaaaataaaactacCAATTAGCTAGACTAGTCATCGAGGTTTTAGTCTAGTGGTTAAGGGCTGAGAATTCCAGACTAAAAGCTATACTCATTGGGagggtaaattttctttgtattATTTGTTCAGAATTTGAATAGGGTATTTACTTAccttttattataattgaacTGCCtatttgtaatttaaaatctagtaatattttaaaattatcaactACAAGTAAATTGGAATCTCAtggtatataaatattatctactagtaaatgaaagaagaaaaataaaactaattatatagCATTTACAATACGGGAGAAAATATGgtaattttgctaaattaattagatactAAACCAGTTATAAAGATAAGAGGTACACAGAAAAATCcctaaataaattagaaaattataattgagCTCTCATGCTTCAAACCGTTATAAatcatttaactttttaacaaagtccaattaaatccaattACTAACACTGATAATGGTTTTGTTAGTACTAGAAcccatataaattaataagccAATCAAATAATGACATCTAACtgtattatatttctttatttttcttaaaaaaataataattaaaaataatactatattaAATCCAAATAtactaacaataaaaaattgaaaataatcaATCCTTCAAAAAAATCAACAATAATCCATTGTTGGTCGTTTGCTTTCCATCGACCCGTCGCTCTGTTGCTCCTCTGCACCGTACAAAAGCTTGAAGGCTGATATTGTGATGGGCGGCGCAGCGGAATTACTTTGTCGAAAATATTGCTCATCCCTTCTCAATCTCCCACTTGTTTCTTCTCAATGTACTGCTCGTTGTCGAAGGCGGAGGTGAGGATGGCAAAGGTGGAGTTGTTGTTCATCAATGGCGATTGCGGCGTTGGCTTTGCTAGTGAAGGTAGAGCTACTGACGAGGCCGACGATGACATCGATCATCAATAGCGGCAAGAGATCAAAAGACATATATATTTCATCTGTCAACGGCAACGCTATGCAATGATGAAGAAGACGAGCTCACCaatcttttcatttgtttaattttattttctttcataattatttaattgattttcatttttagttagttttagtatttttcatttttgagAAAATGGTAAAGAGAAGACACGTTCGCACTACATTATTAGATCCTATCACTAACTGAGATATTAACATAGTTAGATATTTGTGTTTAATTGCACTTTTTCAAGGTTAAAGGGTTAAATTGAGAGAAAATGAAGGATATAAACTTAATTGTCCTTCTCCAATTTGTTTAGGGGCTTTCTTGTACCTTTttccaattataaattatcatCACCGTCAAGATTTAAATCTAATCAACTTTAaagcataataaaaatacaaaatatgaaattatcaaTTAGCCAAATGAGACTAAAACAAATTTTGGGTTTGATACATACTCGTTATAAgaattgattttctttgtaATATTCATTGAAAATCTGAATTGCTTGTTTACTTGCTTTCGAGTGTAATTGAGCTGTATACTTGTCAATCTGAATTGGTCATAACATATCAACATTATCTACCGCAAGTAAATTACAATTTCATGATATATAAACATTAtctactaaaaaaaataaaactaattcttaaaaatttaaaattaagtgaGAAAATGATATTTCTGCTAAATTAATCAGACAATAAACTATTTACAAATTACCCTGAACATTGGAGTTCAAATCTCATTGATCtcacaaaacaaaaaataaattaggtaAACCAATTAATGAAGTTTTTGACTTAGAGATCAAGGCTAAGGGTCAAGTTCACTTGCTACTCAGTATAAGaattggttttcttgttgagaAATTGAAGTGATTGTTTATTTTACTTACTTTTCAATGTAAGTGAAAGTTAAGACTCTTTCTTAGGGTTGAGGGAAAATCATTTGTTAGCATTGACaagaaatgagaaaacaaataaaatagtaaattgaattatttaatgaaataatattatatattgttcACTTGGTATTGTTGTTTGAGGACCAGAAAAGAAACGCGTTTTTCAGATGATATTTATTCATGGGTAACAGCATAAAGGCACACACACAGGGCTGTGTAGTGGAGAAAGATGTGATATATTGCATCCCCACTATAACAGTAGTATTTGAGTAGAAATGTAGAATTCTTGTTCAAAGAAATCATCAAACTGTGTATTGAGACATCTTacctttataatatttatctatttcttttacaattttagtattaataaaagGCATATTCAACATCAATGCTTAATGTTTCCCTACTCTAAAACAAAGTCCACCCAATTGCCTtggcttttattcttttttctcttttttctaaagtaagaatattttatttaagaaaataaacattacAATTCACTATAAAAGATAGACTATTGAcaacaataatttaaaaatagtatgataaaaaagaaattttttctattaatcacTAATTAGCAATTTACAACTTTGTAAAgttccaaattgattctaaagATGTCTTTAAACTAGTTTAATggagtaaaattaaaatcaatttctttCGTAAACAGACTCTCAAAAAACAATGGTTTAGCACTATAAAGGAACTCACAAACTTCAAGggataaaaatacaaaaatctataaaaatacCACACCACAAACAACAGATACAAGCAGATATAAGatctaattattattacaatataACAGGATAGAAAGAGAGGGAAGaaagggaagaaagaaagaaagattggAGTGTTTGGGGCTTAAGTTCTTTAATTGCCTCAGCTTTTCAACTCATATTTCATAAACAAATTcgaattttgttgaaatgtaattataaattttctttttctttttctttttctttttgctttttagATTAGTAGGTTTCCATTATGATTTGCATTCTAAATATAATCTGATTTAATACAGGGAACAagtatttgaaaaaataaattaatatgttgtATCTAATGTCAGgaaacattaaaaaaagataagcTAACAAGATAAAGTCTTCAGTTTTCTATAGATTGCCCGTTTCCAGAGATTAACAAAAGagataaaatttcattttggatTTGTTTTATATCTTTGGGGACACTACACGTATGTATGATCATAAGCTCATGTCAACAGTAAAGGTGATGAACAAAGCATGATGCTAGGCtgattctttttcattttattccaTTTTAAGAAGTTCCTCTGCAAAGTGTTCATTccctaataattaaattgtaagaatattgatatattttcttttaaaaagaattttacttttagttttaatattaaatgagatAATTCAACTCCTTATGTTTAACATTTtgaaacaataattaaaaacagaAAACTCAGCTTTATCATGATTTAAAGTTTGACTATAATACGTCATGAAacttttgtaatatttattcattcaaaattttcctttttcaaaaaGTTATTTGATCTGATTTGATTTAGGGATATTTGATTAGATTTtgattcattttatttcttcacTAGATATtgatatgtattatttatttttaatagggttaaaaagaaaatctaatagTCTTATCTCTTATCTgccttttcaatttttttctctttgaacATTTATTGCAATTATTGAAAACATTTTAACTCTTAGCTTTTGTGATATCAAACATAAATTGTAACTTTAAAATATCTAGgaataaattagtaatttcaatataaatttattttgttatttttattactaaaataatagtcaaatcaataaaaattaattattaatttcatggctaaagttaaaaacaataataaccTCAACTATCTTTAACATTGttcatcttttaattttatactgaCTTTGAAAACCTATCAAACTAAAGAGAGTACTAATTTTGCCGAAGATCCGATCCATGTTGGAATACCTTGAAAGACCTAGACATCAAACTTTTGTGACTCAGACCGAAACTACGATTGAAATGGCCAACGAAAGAGCTAACAAATAGGATGTCAAAATCCTTAAGAATGTGTCATCGATGATCTAAGGGGTGTGA is a genomic window of Ricinus communis isolate WT05 ecotype wild-type chromosome 2, ASM1957865v1, whole genome shotgun sequence containing:
- the LOC8282762 gene encoding spermidine coumaroyl-CoA acyltransferase; this translates as MATHQNNIPFLLERKDVVLVKPEKPTPQEVLSFSAIDNDPNLEIICQSIYVYKANPISCNGNGHNDLGSKFNCQVKPADPAILIKDAISKVLLHYYPLAGKLKRHASDGRLSITCNGDGVPFLEATCDCQLSTLNYLDGIDVQIAKQFVFDFPSKSDSGYHPLMFQVTKFSCGGFTIGMGLTHSVADGFGAAQFFRALAELASGKSEPTVKPVWDRERLVVGKRTLEPFQVPLDIPAGLAKSPYLPTADILHECFYLNSETIRKLKANLMKECGKEALKESFTTIEVLGAYIWRSRFRAFKMDPDEKTLFSLTMGIRQHFNPPLPSGYYGNAFVPSNVVLVGRKLNEGPLSDVVKLIKGHKKLCANTEYILKHIEIIEKLLELNIKIESGNGAAMILTDWRQLGLLEEVDFGWKSPVNIIPVPWNMFGYVDLCIFMPPCNLDPSMKGGVRVLVSLPRAVMPKFKEEMDALLQLGDDSADAL